A window of Bos taurus isolate L1 Dominette 01449 registration number 42190680 breed Hereford chromosome 19, ARS-UCD2.0, whole genome shotgun sequence contains these coding sequences:
- the TRAPPC1 gene encoding trafficking protein particle complex subunit 1 isoform X1 — MTVHNLYLFDRNGVCLHYSEWHRKKQAGIPKEEEYKLMYGMLFSIRSFVSKMSPLDMKDGFLAFQTSRYKLHYYETPTGIKVVMNTDLGVGPIRDVLHHIYSALYVELVVKNPLCPLGQTVQSELFRSRLDSYVRSLPFFSARAG; from the exons ATGACTGTCCACAACCTGTACCTGTTTGACCGAAATGGAGTGTGTCTGCATTACAGCGAGTGGCACCGCAAGAAGCAAGCAGGGATCCCTAAGGAGGAG GAGTACAAGCTGATGTACGGGATGCTCTTCTCTATCCGCTCTTTTGTCAGCAAGATGTCCCCGCTAGACAT GAAGGACGGCTTCCTGGCCTTCCAAACTAGCCGTTACAAACTCCATTACTACGAGACGCCCACTGGGATCAAGGTTGTCATGAATACAGACTTGGGCGTGGGGCCCATCCGAGATGTGCTGCACCACATCTACAGTGCG CTGTATGTGGagctggtggtgaagaatcccctGTGCCCGCTTGGCCAGACTGTGCAAAGTGAGCTCTTCCGCTCCCGACTGGACTCCTACGTCCGCTCTCTGCCCTTCTTCTCTGCCCGGGCTGGCTGA